The stretch of DNA CGCCGCCCGATCCGGCTGGACGGCCATGCCGCTGGATTACCGCCTGCCCACGAGAAACCCGTACCCGGCAGCACTGGAAGACTGCTCGACGCCCACGCGCGGCCGACCCGGACGGCCCCGCGACCCAAGAGCTCGCCTACCCCGCAATCGACCGGACGTTCACCCTTGCGTCGTGGTCAGAGTTCTCCGATGCGGAGCACAGCGGACGTCACCTGGTTCTGCGAGCGATGCGTCGGCCGGGAGACCGGGCGGCCGAACACCTCGCGCACCCGCGCCCGCCGAAACGCGCGCGGCTGCCGCCTGCCCCGATCCTGACCTCGGAGGGCGACCCGATCCTGGACAATGTCGAAGGGTATGCAGTCCGGCTGCGGCGCGTCGGCGTGATGCACCTAGCCGATACTGAAGGGCTGACCCCACAAGGTGACCGTGCTGGAGACATTCTCGGTCTCGACCTCGACGTTAACGAAGGCGCGGGCCTGGGCGTAGCCGGCGCACCCGCTCACGCCGAGAGTGGAGTCGCTCCACGAGACCGAACCGGTAGGGCCCTCGAAGTAGTTGCCACCCCAATGCGCCTCCGCGCCGTAGGGATCGGCATATTCCTGGTCGAGGATGTCGACCGGAATCGCCTGACCGGGACCGAGAGTGATTCCGCCGCTCGTCCCCCCGGAAAGTGGGTTCCCAACGGTCCCGGTCTCGATATCGGCCCATGACATCGAGGCCCCACCCTGTGCGTCGACACCCGCACCGAAGTCGATCTGGCACGCCAGAACGTAGCCAGGATAGATGAACGCGGTCTGCACGCCGTCACCCTCGAGCGCGACGGACGCCCTGCCCGAGACCCAGACGTTGCGGTGCAACGGCGTCGAACCCATCGACGGCGAAATGTTCGCACTCTCGTCCGTCAGGTTCACCGTCACCACAGTGCCATCGGCGAGGGTCTGCGTGATGCTGCCACCGGGCAGCGGAACGTACGTATCGGCATTCGCCGCACCGACGGAGCACAAGCCCATGGTCGCGGCAGCAACGGCACCGACCGCAGCCAGACGCACACCGTTCTTACGGTTGATGATCATTGTTCCCTCTCAGGGATAGAAACCTCGCACACGCGAGAATGTGGGTGGAAGAACAGCGAAAGACAGAAGAAATCAGCCGATACTGAACGGCGCACCGTACAGAACGGTCTTCGAGTAGTCGTTACCCACGATCTCCACGACCGAGTACGACCGAGCCTGCGCAAATCCACCGCACTTCTGCACCTGCAGCTCCGCGTCCTGGTACTGCAACGCGTACACGCCGTCCTTCGTGATGTCCTTCGCCGCGATCGGTACGTACTTGACCTCACCCGAGTTCAGCGGAACCGACAGCCCTAGGCCCGGCGACAGCGAAGACAGATCCGCCGCGAACGACGGCGACGCCGACAGACCGGTGATGTCCACCTGGCAACCCACGATGTACCCCGTCGACACCCGCGAAACACCATGTGTGGTCGTCGCATTCGTACCGTTGTAGGTACCCGCATTGTTCGTCGTGGCGTTCGCGACCGGAACCTCGGCGACCTCCTCGAGCCCGGTGACGTCAGCCGTCACCGTGCCCGACACCCACGCCACCCGACCGGCGCCATTGGCAGCCAACGACGGCGACGACAGAGCGCTCTCCGCGGTACGCGTCACCGTCACATTCGGACCGGTCTTCGAACCATCAGGCAGCGGGATGAAAGTATCCGCGCCCGCCGCACCAGTAGACATCAAACCGAGTGCAACAGCCGCAGCAGCACCCAGGCCTGCAATACGGGCGCCACGGCGCAGACCTGATACGGAGTTCTTCATCATTCGTTTCCCTCAAAACTTTCTCAAAGATATTCATTCGCAGAATGTTTGGGTGGAAGTAGCCACACCCACGAGATGCCGGGAAGCATAACCTGAGACTGAGATCAGTTTCATAACTGTGATGCGCATCACATAGTTTCGATCGCCGTCCTCAGCAACCGCCCACCGCCAGGGCATCGTGCACCGTGACGTCAAACCCGCGAACATCCTCCTCACCGACTACGGCGAGCCGGCGCTGACGGACTTCGGAATCGCGCACATCACCGGCGGTTTCGAGACCGCCACCGGAATCGTGACCGGTTCACCCGCGTTCACAGCACCCGAGGTGCTCGGCGGCGCCACCCCCACTCCCGTCTCCGACATCTACGGACTCGGAGCCACTCTGTTCTGCGCACTCACCGGCCACGCCGCATTCGAGCGTCGCAGCGGCGAGCAATTGGTCGCCCAATTTGTCCGCATCACCAACGAACCGGCACCGGATCTACGCGATCACGGCATTGCAGACGATGTCGCTACCGTGATCGAGCAGGCTATGTCGAGGCGCCCCGAGGACCGGCAACCCTCCGCCCTGGCATTGGGCGAGAATCTGCGCGAGATCCGATGCCGCCGCGGGATATCTGCAGACGACGGTGTGCTCCATGCGTCCCCACCGGTCGCAGCACCAGCATCCGATGAGTGGTTTCACGCCAACCCTTCCCGCCACGAGAGGGGGAACCTACCACTGGAATTGTCCAGCTTCGTCGGTCGCAGACACGAACTCACCGAAGCGAAGACTCTGCTGGCGTCGTCGCGCCTGCTGACCCTGGTCGGCATCGGTGGAGTCGGGAAGACACGCCTCGCACTTCGACTGGCAACGAGCATTCGCCGCGAGTTCGCCGACGGCGCATGGTTCGTCCAACTCGATGAGGTCCACACCCCGACTCGATTGATCGACGTGGCGGCCGCAACCCTCGGCCTGCGGGATCAGACCGACCGGTCGCTACGCGAGATTCTGCTGGACTTCCTGTCGTCGCGAAAGCTCTTGCTGATCTTGGACAACTGCGAGCAGGTGGTCGACGCGGCCGCTGACCTCGCGACGGTGCTGCTGCAGCAGAACCAGAGTCTGCGAATCCTTGCCACCAGCCGCGAACCCCTTGCCATCGCCGGCGAGGCGACGCTACGCGTGCCCCCGCTGACGGTCCCCGACCCCGACCGTGAGCCATCGCTGCAGGGTCTGCCCCGCTACGAGGCCGTGTCGCTGTTCACCGAGCGCGCCACCGCCGCGGTCTCGACCTTCGCGTTGACCGATACCAACAAACTTGCGGTGTCTCAGATCTGTCACCGGCTGGACGGTTTACCCCTGCCCATCGAACTGGCGGCGGCGCGGTTGCGGGCGATGTCGCCGGAGCAGATCCTGCTACGGCTGTCCGACCGCTATGCGGTGTTGACGCGCGGGAGCCGAGGCGCACCCACACGCCAGCAGACGCTTCGGTTGTGCGTCGACTGGAGCTACGACCTGTGCACCCCGCTCGAACAACGGACGTGGGAACGACTCTCGGTCTTCACCGGCAGCTTCGAACTTGATGCCGCAGAACACGTGTGCGGGCAGAAGCTGCAGCCCGGCGAACTGCTGGACTCGGTGGCCTCCCTCGTCGACAAGTCGATCCTGATCCGCGAAGAACACGGCGGCACGGTCCGCTTCAGACTGCTCGAGACCCTCCGCGCGTACGGACGAGAAAAGGGCCGGCAGAACGACGACTACCACGACCTGCGCCGGCGGCACCGGGACTGGTACCGACAACTGGCTCGCACCGCCGAGGACGAATTCATCAGTCCCCGCCAGCTCCAATGGATCGCGCAACTCAGCAGTGATCAACCCAACCTGCGGGACGCGATGGACTTCTGCCTCGCCGAAAACAACGCCGAAGCCGGATTACAGATCGCCACACCCTTGCTGCAGCTCTGGGGGACGCGAGGTCAGCTCAGCGAGGTACGGCGTTGGCTCGACCGATTCCTCTCACTCCAGACACAACGCCCGACCATCACCTACATCCGGGCGCTGTACGCCGACTGCGTAATGTCCGAACAGCAACAGGATCACCGGAGAGGTGCTGCCCTCCTCGAGCAAGCACGCACCCTCGCCGACCAGCTCACCGACCCGATAGCGCACGCAATTGTCGACCACGCGGATGGCATCGTCGGACTATTCACCGCCGACCTCACACGGGCTGCCTCGAGTCTGGATCGAGCACAGCCTGTGTTTGCGCAAGCCGAGAACGAGCTTGCGTTGCAGATCGAGTCTCTGACGTTTCTGGGATTGGCTTATCAACTCGCCGACAAACCCCACCGGGCGATCGAGTGCTACGAAGAGGTTCTCGCGATCACGGAGGCTCACGGTGAATCGGTGTATCGGTCGTACGCATTTTGGGCCATGGCCGTCGCGCAATGGCGTCTGGGCGCTCAGAGTCGCGTGAGTGAGTTACTCGAGCAGGGTTTGCGACTCGCCCGGCTCGCCGACGATCCGGTCGGTTGCGCAAATTGCGTCGAAGTTTACGCCTGGATTGCCGGACCCAATGATCCCAGAAGAGCCAGCACGCTGATGGGAGCCGCGGAAGCGCTCGGTCGCGCTGCCGGAAGCCCCTCCGTGTACATTCCGGACCTGCTCATTTATCACCAAGAGTGCGAACGGTCCGCCCGTCGGATGCTCACCGCACACGCCTTCGAGGAGAGCCGGCAGCACGGTAGGGCCATGGATATCGATTCCGCAATGGCCTACGCACTAGGCGAGCGCCCCCACAAGCCGCCCTCCCCAGGTTCGCACCACTTGACGAAACGCGAACAACAGGTCGCAGAACTGATTGCCGAGGGCTTGACCAACAAAGCGATCGCGGCCCGCCTCGTCATCTCACAACGCACCGCCCAAGGACATGTCGAACACATACTCACCAAACTCGGTTTTACGTCGCGAGCACAGGTCGCTGCCTGGGTTGTCGAAGAACGGAAATCGTCATAGATTCCTGCGCCTACCGCTACCCTCGGAGATCCGAGCAGAATCGGGAGATATGCGAACGCGCCTTGCCCAGTCGGGACGGTCGCC from Rhodococcus opacus B4 encodes:
- a CDS encoding MspA family porin; translation: MIINRKNGVRLAAVGAVAAATMGLCSVGAANADTYVPLPGGSITQTLADGTVVTVNLTDESANISPSMGSTPLHRNVWVSGRASVALEGDGVQTAFIYPGYVLACQIDFGAGVDAQGGASMSWADIETGTVGNPLSGGTSGGITLGPGQAIPVDILDQEYADPYGAEAHWGGNYFEGPTGSVSWSDSTLGVSGCAGYAQARAFVNVEVETENVSSTVTLWGQPFSIG
- a CDS encoding MspA family porin, with protein sequence MMKNSVSGLRRGARIAGLGAAAAVALGLMSTGAAGADTFIPLPDGSKTGPNVTVTRTAESALSSPSLAANGAGRVAWVSGTVTADVTGLEEVAEVPVANATTNNAGTYNGTNATTTHGVSRVSTGYIVGCQVDITGLSASPSFAADLSSLSPGLGLSVPLNSGEVKYVPIAAKDITKDGVYALQYQDAELQVQKCGGFAQARSYSVVEIVGNDYSKTVLYGAPFSIG